In a genomic window of Sutcliffiella sp. FSL R7-0096:
- the lepB gene encoding signal peptidase I produces MARSKNELWEWIKALAIAIILAAAIRYFFFAPIVVDGDSMMPTLHDQDRMIVNKIGYKIGEPDRFDIVVFHATVDKDYIKRVIGLPGDEVEYRDDVLYINGKAYDEPYLDEFKAQYPDGPLTEDFTLEEKTGHKVVPEGHIFVLGDNRRFSRDGRHIGTVPQEEVLGKTNIVYWPISDLRRVK; encoded by the coding sequence ATGGCACGTTCTAAAAATGAGCTCTGGGAATGGATCAAAGCGTTAGCTATCGCAATAATTTTGGCAGCGGCAATTCGTTATTTCTTTTTTGCTCCGATTGTGGTGGATGGTGATTCCATGATGCCGACTCTTCATGATCAGGATCGAATGATTGTAAACAAAATAGGTTACAAAATAGGTGAACCGGACCGTTTTGACATTGTTGTATTTCATGCCACAGTGGACAAGGACTATATCAAACGTGTCATCGGCTTGCCGGGTGATGAAGTCGAGTATCGGGATGATGTCCTTTATATCAATGGAAAAGCATACGATGAACCGTATCTGGATGAATTTAAGGCGCAATATCCAGATGGTCCTTTGACAGAGGATTTCACATTGGAAGAAAAAACAGGTCACAAAGTCGTACCGGAAGGGCATATCTTTGTACTTGGCGATAACCGCAGGTTCAGTAGAGATGGGCGCCATATAGGTACCGTTCCCCAAGAAGAAGTATTAGGGAAAACAAATATCGTCTACTGGCCAATTTCAGATCTGCGAAGGGTAAAATAA
- the rimM gene encoding ribosome maturation factor RimM (Essential for efficient processing of 16S rRNA), with translation MSKWFNVGKLVNTHGIKGEVRVVSRTDFPDERYKKGNHLYLFMPNEKEPVEVKVSSRRVHKSFDLLTFEGYHNVNEVEKFKGAIVKVPEDQLGDLEEGEYYFHEIVGCKVILQESMEELGLVKEVLTPGANDVWVVKAKKGKDILIPYIDQVVKKVDVKEKTIIIEPLEGLF, from the coding sequence ATGTCAAAGTGGTTTAACGTAGGTAAGCTTGTCAATACACACGGCATAAAAGGTGAGGTGCGTGTTGTTTCCAGAACGGATTTTCCTGATGAACGTTACAAAAAGGGTAATCATCTCTATTTATTCATGCCAAATGAAAAGGAACCCGTTGAAGTGAAGGTATCATCTAGAAGGGTGCATAAGTCATTTGATCTTCTAACGTTTGAAGGCTACCATAATGTAAATGAAGTGGAGAAGTTTAAAGGTGCCATTGTCAAGGTTCCGGAAGACCAACTCGGGGACTTAGAAGAAGGCGAATATTATTTCCATGAAATCGTCGGCTGTAAAGTTATTCTTCAGGAAAGCATGGAGGAGTTAGGGTTGGTCAAGGAAGTCTTGACTCCTGGTGCAAACGATGTCTGGGTGGTTAAAGCGAAAAAGGGGAAAGACATTTTGATTCCTTATATCGATCAAGTAGTCAAGAAAGTGGATGTTAAGGAAAAAACAATCATCATTGAGCCGTTAGAGGGGCTGTTTTAA
- the ylqF gene encoding ribosome biogenesis GTPase YlqF, which yields MTIQWFPGHMAKARRQVTEKLKLIDIVYELVDARIPVSSRNPMIDEIISNKPRIILLNKADMADAKVTREWLDYFNLPGSTTKAIAIDSQTGKGIQQIATLSKELLKEKFDKMQSRGIRPRAIRALIVGIPNVGKSTLINRLAKKNIAQTGDRPGVTKAQQWVKVGKELELLDTPGILWPKFEDQEVGYRLATTGAIKDTIINLQDIAVFALRFLTDAYPERLMDRYGLEEIPEDIVELFDAIGSKRGCKMSGGLIDYDKTAELIIREIRSEKLGKLSLERPEKL from the coding sequence ATGACAATACAATGGTTTCCAGGGCATATGGCAAAAGCCCGCAGACAAGTGACAGAAAAACTCAAATTGATTGATATCGTATACGAGTTGGTGGATGCGCGTATTCCCGTATCATCCCGGAACCCGATGATCGATGAAATCATCTCCAATAAGCCGAGAATCATTCTTTTGAATAAAGCGGATATGGCAGATGCAAAAGTCACGAGAGAGTGGCTGGACTATTTCAATTTGCCCGGCTCCACTACAAAAGCAATAGCAATTGATTCACAGACAGGTAAAGGGATTCAGCAGATTGCAACCTTATCCAAAGAACTGCTTAAAGAAAAATTCGATAAAATGCAGTCGCGCGGTATCAGGCCAAGAGCAATCAGGGCGTTGATAGTAGGTATCCCTAACGTAGGTAAGTCAACGCTGATCAATAGGCTTGCTAAGAAAAACATAGCTCAAACCGGCGATAGACCTGGTGTTACCAAAGCTCAGCAATGGGTGAAGGTCGGAAAAGAGCTGGAACTGCTTGATACTCCTGGAATTCTCTGGCCAAAATTTGAGGATCAGGAGGTCGGCTATCGCTTAGCAACGACTGGGGCGATTAAAGATACGATAATCAACCTTCAAGATATTGCTGTATTTGCCCTAAGGTTCTTGACGGACGCATATCCGGAGCGGTTGATGGACCGATATGGACTCGAAGAAATACCAGAAGATATCGTGGAACTTTTTGATGCGATAGGCTCTAAACGCGGATGTAAGATGAGTGGTGGGCTAATCGATTATGATAAGACCGCTGAGTTGATTATACGGGAGATCCGTTCCGAGAAACTGGGCAAGCTCAGTTTGGAAAGACCGGAAAAACTTTAG
- the ffh gene encoding signal recognition particle protein has translation MAFEGLADRLQNTIQKIRGKGKVSEQDVKEMMREVRLALLEADVNFKVVKDFVKRVNERAVGQEVMKSLTPGQQVIKVVKEELTALMGGEQSKIAVSSRPPTVIMMVGLQGAGKTTTTGKLANLLRKKHNRKPLLVAADIYRPAAIKQLETLGKQLSMPVFSLGDQVSPVEIAKQAIQKAKDEHHDYVLIDTAGRLHVDETLMDELKQVKELSKPDEIFLVVDAMTGQDAVNVAQSFNEQLGLTGVVLTKLDGDTRGGAALSVKAVTNTPIKYIGMGEKLDAIEPFHPERMASRILGMGDVLTLIEKAQSNVDEEKAKELEQKLRTMNFTFDDFLEQLGQVRNMGPLDEILGMIPGANKMKGLKNVQVDEKQIGHVEAIIQSMTKTEKENPDLLNASRKKRIAKGSGRPIQEVNRLLKQFEEMKKMMKQMTSMQKGKGKKGGFKFPFM, from the coding sequence ATGGCATTTGAAGGTTTAGCCGACCGTTTGCAAAATACGATTCAGAAGATTCGCGGGAAAGGTAAGGTAAGCGAGCAGGACGTTAAAGAGATGATGCGTGAAGTTCGACTGGCTTTACTTGAAGCGGATGTAAACTTCAAAGTAGTGAAAGACTTTGTGAAACGCGTAAATGAGCGTGCAGTTGGACAAGAAGTCATGAAAAGTCTTACACCCGGTCAGCAAGTTATCAAAGTGGTTAAAGAAGAACTCACCGCACTTATGGGTGGGGAACAAAGTAAAATCGCTGTAAGCAGCCGACCGCCGACCGTCATCATGATGGTAGGTCTTCAAGGTGCAGGTAAAACGACGACAACAGGAAAGCTTGCAAACCTATTGCGCAAAAAGCACAATAGAAAGCCGCTTTTAGTTGCAGCGGATATTTACCGACCGGCGGCTATCAAGCAGCTTGAAACACTTGGGAAACAGCTAAGCATGCCTGTTTTCTCTTTAGGAGATCAGGTAAGTCCAGTTGAAATCGCCAAGCAGGCCATCCAAAAAGCAAAAGATGAGCATCATGATTATGTGCTGATTGATACCGCTGGGCGCTTGCATGTGGATGAGACACTTATGGACGAGCTTAAGCAGGTAAAAGAGCTCTCCAAACCGGATGAAATTTTCCTTGTAGTGGATGCGATGACAGGACAAGATGCTGTAAATGTGGCACAAAGCTTCAATGAACAGCTGGGCTTGACTGGTGTCGTATTAACGAAACTGGATGGAGACACCCGTGGTGGAGCGGCATTATCCGTCAAAGCGGTAACGAATACTCCTATCAAGTACATTGGTATGGGAGAAAAGTTGGATGCCATAGAACCTTTTCACCCTGAACGTATGGCTTCCCGTATTTTAGGTATGGGAGATGTGCTGACTCTTATTGAGAAAGCACAATCGAATGTGGACGAAGAGAAAGCCAAGGAGCTGGAACAGAAGCTGCGTACGATGAACTTTACGTTCGATGATTTCTTAGAGCAGCTGGGGCAAGTGAGAAACATGGGCCCGCTCGATGAAATTCTGGGAATGATACCTGGAGCCAACAAGATGAAAGGCTTAAAAAATGTCCAGGTGGATGAAAAGCAGATTGGTCATGTCGAGGCGATCATACAATCGATGACCAAAACGGAAAAAGAAAACCCGGATTTGCTTAATGCTAGCCGCAAAAAACGGATAGCAAAAGGTAGCGGACGTCCTATACAGGAAGTAAACCGCCTACTTAAACAATTTGAAGAGATGAAAAAAATGATGAAACAGATGACAAGCATGCAAAAAGGGAAAGGCAAAAAAGGCGGCTTCAAATTTCCTTTCATGTAA
- the trmD gene encoding tRNA (guanosine(37)-N1)-methyltransferase TrmD has product MKIDILSIFPEMFKGVLESSILKKAAEKGAVEYSVTDFREFADNKHKTVDDYPYGGGAGMVLKAQPIFDAVLSLTEGQPSVKKPRVILMCPQGERYTQKKAEELAEEEHLIFICGHYEGYDERIREHVVTDEISIGDYVLTGGELASMVIVDSVVRLLPDVLGKAASHEQDSFSTGLLEHPHYTRPADFRGMKVPDVLLSGNHAHIENWRTKESLRRTWSRRPDLFNMYPLTEEQQEWLQEIKKEDKSY; this is encoded by the coding sequence ATGAAGATTGATATTCTTTCCATTTTCCCTGAAATGTTCAAAGGAGTATTGGAATCTTCCATCTTAAAAAAAGCGGCCGAAAAAGGTGCCGTGGAATATAGCGTAACGGACTTCCGGGAGTTTGCTGATAACAAGCATAAAACGGTGGATGATTATCCTTATGGTGGCGGGGCGGGGATGGTACTGAAAGCCCAGCCCATCTTTGATGCTGTTCTATCCCTTACAGAAGGCCAACCTTCCGTTAAAAAGCCCCGCGTCATCCTTATGTGTCCACAGGGAGAACGCTACACGCAGAAAAAAGCGGAGGAGCTTGCAGAAGAAGAGCACCTGATCTTCATCTGTGGTCATTATGAAGGCTATGATGAACGGATAAGAGAGCATGTAGTGACAGATGAAATTTCCATCGGTGACTATGTCCTGACTGGTGGAGAGTTGGCGTCGATGGTGATCGTGGATAGTGTGGTTCGTCTTTTGCCGGATGTACTAGGGAAGGCGGCATCTCATGAACAGGACAGCTTCAGTACCGGACTTCTGGAACACCCCCATTATACAAGACCTGCTGATTTTCGGGGAATGAAGGTTCCGGATGTCCTTCTTTCAGGAAACCATGCACATATAGAAAATTGGCGGACGAAAGAGTCCTTACGAAGAACTTGGAGCAGAAGGCCTGACCTATTTAATATGTATCCGTTGACGGAAGAGCAGCAGGAGTGGTTGCAAGAAATTAAAAAAGAGGATAAGTCATATTGA
- a CDS encoding ribonuclease HII: MEKKSIKEIERMLVGIESEKDPFLLSIREDERKGVQALLKRWEKRRLEKEQLLEQFEEMKKYELLHWERGCQYIAGIDEVGRGPLAGPVIAAAVILPKDFYLPGLTDSKKLSAQKREHFFHYIKEHAISYGIGIIDSKRIDEVNIYEATKLAMMEAVENLHHIPDHLLIDAMKLDLDMEQTSIIKGDATSISIAAASVLAKETRDTYMKDLAHEFPQYGFEKNMGYGTQEHLLALHEVGVTREHRQSFSPVKEMVD; this comes from the coding sequence ATGGAAAAGAAGTCGATAAAAGAAATAGAGAGAATGCTGGTTGGAATTGAAAGTGAAAAAGACCCTTTCCTTTTATCCATCAGAGAGGACGAGCGGAAAGGCGTCCAAGCCCTTCTGAAAAGGTGGGAAAAGAGAAGATTGGAAAAGGAGCAGCTTCTCGAGCAGTTTGAAGAAATGAAAAAATATGAACTTCTTCATTGGGAAAGAGGGTGCCAGTATATCGCCGGCATTGACGAAGTGGGACGCGGTCCTCTCGCAGGACCAGTGATAGCTGCTGCCGTTATTCTGCCGAAAGATTTTTACCTGCCGGGACTTACTGACTCCAAGAAGCTGAGTGCGCAAAAAAGGGAACACTTTTTCCACTATATTAAAGAACATGCTATCAGCTACGGGATAGGCATAATAGATTCAAAAAGAATTGATGAAGTCAATATTTATGAAGCCACAAAGCTTGCGATGATGGAAGCGGTGGAAAATCTCCACCATATACCTGACCATCTATTGATTGATGCGATGAAGTTGGATCTTGACATGGAGCAGACCTCCATTATAAAAGGGGATGCAACCAGCATATCCATTGCTGCAGCCTCTGTGCTGGCAAAAGAGACAAGGGATACATACATGAAGGACCTTGCACATGAATTTCCGCAGTATGGATTTGAAAAAAATATGGGATATGGTACACAGGAGCATCTTCTTGCTTTACATGAGGTAGGGGTGACCCGAGAGCACCGTCAATCATTTTCACCGGTAAAAGAAATGGTGGACTAA
- the sucC gene encoding ADP-forming succinate--CoA ligase subunit beta, producing MNIHEYQGKEILRKYGVAVPNGRVAFTVEEAVEAAKELGTQVCVVKAQIHAGGRGKAGGVKVAKNLDEVREYAGEILGKTLITHQTGPEGKEVKRLLIEEGCDIKKEYYIGLVLDRATSRVVLMASEEGGTEIEEVAEQTPEKIFKEVVDPVVGLTGFQARRIAFNINIPKELVGQAVKFMMSLYTAFVEKDCSIAEINPLVVTGDAKVMALDAKLNFDANALYRHKDIVEYRDLEEEDAKEIEASKYDLSYISLDGNIGCMVNGAGLAMATMDIIKHYGGDPANFLDVGGGATAEKVTEAFKIILSDDNVKGIFVNIFGGIMKCDIIATGVVEAAKQVGLEVPLVVRLEGTNVDLGKQILRESGLNIVAAESMADGAQKIVAQVG from the coding sequence ATGAATATCCATGAATATCAAGGAAAAGAGATCCTCAGAAAATACGGGGTAGCTGTTCCAAACGGCCGTGTAGCATTTACTGTGGAAGAAGCAGTTGAAGCTGCAAAAGAACTAGGAACACAAGTTTGTGTAGTGAAGGCGCAAATTCACGCAGGTGGCCGCGGTAAAGCGGGCGGTGTGAAAGTTGCCAAGAACTTGGATGAAGTTCGTGAATACGCGGGTGAAATTCTAGGCAAAACGTTAATTACTCATCAAACTGGTCCAGAAGGTAAGGAAGTAAAACGCTTACTTATCGAAGAAGGGTGCGACATCAAGAAAGAATACTATATCGGACTTGTTTTAGACCGTGCAACTTCCCGAGTTGTGTTAATGGCATCTGAAGAAGGCGGTACAGAAATTGAAGAAGTGGCAGAGCAAACGCCTGAAAAAATCTTCAAAGAGGTAGTGGATCCAGTTGTAGGTTTAACTGGCTTCCAAGCTCGCCGTATTGCATTTAACATCAACATTCCGAAAGAATTGGTTGGACAAGCAGTTAAATTCATGATGAGCCTATACACTGCATTTGTGGAAAAGGACTGCTCTATCGCAGAAATCAATCCTCTAGTGGTTACAGGTGATGCGAAGGTAATGGCACTGGATGCGAAGCTTAACTTTGATGCTAATGCTCTATACCGTCATAAGGACATCGTAGAATACCGTGATTTGGAAGAAGAAGATGCAAAAGAAATCGAAGCTTCCAAATACGATCTAAGCTATATTTCACTTGATGGAAACATCGGATGTATGGTAAATGGTGCCGGTCTTGCGATGGCAACTATGGATATTATCAAACATTATGGTGGAGACCCTGCTAACTTCCTGGACGTTGGGGGCGGAGCAACTGCTGAGAAAGTAACAGAAGCTTTCAAGATTATCCTTTCTGATGATAATGTAAAAGGAATTTTCGTTAACATTTTCGGTGGAATCATGAAGTGTGACATCATCGCTACAGGTGTTGTGGAAGCAGCGAAACAAGTAGGACTTGAAGTTCCTCTAGTGGTACGTTTGGAAGGTACAAACGTAGACTTAGGGAAACAAATCTTACGTGAGTCTGGCTTAAACATCGTAGCAGCAGAATCCATGGCTGATGGTGCACAAAAAATCGTAGCGCAAGTAGGATAA
- the rplS gene encoding 50S ribosomal protein L19, with protein MQKLIQEITQEQLKTDLPSFRPGDTVRVNVRVVEGTRERIQVYEGVVIKRRGGGISETFTVRKISYGVGVERAFPVHSPKIEGIDVVRRGKVRRAKLYYLRALRGKKARIKEIR; from the coding sequence ATGCAAAAACTAATTCAAGAAATTACTCAAGAGCAGTTAAAAACTGATCTTCCTTCTTTCCGTCCTGGTGACACTGTACGTGTTAACGTTAGGGTTGTAGAGGGTACACGTGAGCGTATCCAGGTGTATGAAGGAGTAGTAATCAAGCGTCGTGGCGGCGGTATCAGCGAAACATTCACAGTACGTAAGATCTCTTACGGTGTAGGTGTTGAGCGTGCATTCCCTGTACATTCTCCAAAGATTGAGGGAATTGATGTTGTTCGTCGTGGTAAAGTACGTCGTGCGAAACTTTACTATCTACGTGCATTACGTGGTAAAAAAGCGCGTATTAAAGAAATTCGATAA
- the dprA gene encoding DNA-processing protein DprA, with protein sequence MQLLKERLITLHHCPQLSCKTIKHLLRHDPTLENLYKHAPSDIASFFSINHQQADAIHQFIRINNMVKLHSIYKEQNIQLITIFDHEYPSLLKEIYDPPLVLYLKGNQHLLNTRKLGVVGARNMSSYGREALGSLIPPLIRENFTIVSGLAKGVDIHAHCLAMKMKGNTIAVLGSGIFNIYPKEHKELAYSISQHHLLLSEYPPYTAPTKWNFPMRNRIISGLSEGVIVVEAKEKSGSLITADQAMDQGREVFAVPGSILSETSKGTNSLIKQGAKLVADTNDILEELNGFKSVN encoded by the coding sequence ATGCAATTGTTGAAAGAGAGATTAATAACCCTTCACCATTGTCCCCAACTAAGCTGCAAAACCATAAAACACCTTCTTAGACACGACCCTACGTTAGAAAATCTTTATAAGCACGCCCCATCAGATATTGCTTCCTTTTTCTCCATCAACCACCAACAGGCAGACGCAATCCACCAGTTCATAAGAATAAATAACATGGTTAAACTCCATTCCATTTATAAGGAGCAAAATATCCAACTAATTACCATATTCGATCATGAATATCCTTCACTTTTAAAGGAAATCTACGATCCTCCTCTTGTATTATATCTGAAAGGCAACCAGCATCTATTGAATACTAGGAAGCTAGGGGTGGTAGGTGCAAGGAATATGTCTTCCTATGGGAGAGAGGCACTAGGGTCATTGATACCCCCACTTATAAGAGAGAATTTTACGATAGTCAGTGGGTTGGCAAAAGGGGTAGACATCCATGCACATTGTCTAGCGATGAAAATGAAGGGGAATACGATCGCTGTTCTTGGAAGCGGTATATTCAACATTTACCCCAAAGAGCATAAGGAACTTGCATATTCCATATCTCAACATCATCTCCTCCTTTCAGAATATCCTCCATATACTGCTCCAACAAAATGGAATTTTCCGATGAGAAACCGCATTATCAGTGGATTAAGTGAAGGTGTGATTGTGGTCGAAGCCAAAGAGAAAAGCGGGTCCCTCATAACCGCCGATCAAGCGATGGATCAGGGAAGAGAGGTATTCGCAGTGCCAGGATCAATTCTTTCGGAAACCTCAAAAGGAACGAACTCTTTGATAAAGCAAGGAGCAAAGCTTGTTGCAGATACAAATGATATTCTTGAAGAATTAAATGGCTTTAAATCGGTTAATTAA
- the rpsP gene encoding 30S ribosomal protein S16: protein MAVKIRLKRMGSKKSPFYRIVVADSRSPRDGRFIETVGTYNPVLQPAEVKINEELALKWLQDGAKPSDTVRNLFSNEGIMEKFHNAKLGK from the coding sequence ATGGCAGTAAAAATTCGTTTAAAACGTATGGGTTCTAAAAAATCCCCATTCTATCGTATTGTAGTAGCAGATTCTCGTTCTCCTCGTGATGGACGTTTCATTGAAACAGTTGGAACTTACAACCCAGTATTGCAACCAGCTGAAGTTAAAATCAATGAAGAACTAGCTCTTAAGTGGTTACAAGATGGCGCGAAGCCTTCTGACACAGTTCGTAACCTTTTCTCTAACGAAGGTATTATGGAAAAATTCCACAATGCTAAATTAGGCAAGTAA
- a CDS encoding KH domain-containing protein, protein MTELIQTIVTSLVDHPENVVVTEKETGNALTYQLTVHQDDLGKVIGKQGRIAKAIRTVLFAAASHENKRVQLEIME, encoded by the coding sequence ATGACAGAATTAATCCAAACAATTGTGACGTCGTTGGTAGATCATCCAGAAAATGTAGTGGTTACGGAAAAGGAAACAGGTAATGCCCTCACGTATCAACTTACAGTGCATCAAGATGATTTAGGGAAAGTGATTGGCAAGCAGGGTAGAATTGCTAAAGCAATCCGGACAGTCTTGTTCGCTGCCGCTTCTCACGAGAATAAACGAGTGCAATTAGAGATTATGGAGTAG
- the sucD gene encoding succinate--CoA ligase subunit alpha, which translates to MSVFINKDTKVIVQGITGSTALFHTKQMLEYGTQIVGGVTPGKGGTEVEGVPVFNTVEEAVKATGANASVIYVPAPFAADAIMEAVDSELDLAICITEHIPVLDMVKVKRYMEGKKTRLVGPNCPGVITPGECKIGIMPGYIHTKGHVGVVSRSGTLTYEAVHQLSQEGIGQSTAVGIGGDPVNGTDFIDVLKAFNEDEDTYAVIMIGEIGGTAEEEAALWVKENMTKPVVGFIGGRTAPPGKRMGHAGAIISGGKGTADEKIRVMNECGIEVADTPSVMGETLIKVIKEQGIYDKCKTH; encoded by the coding sequence ATGAGTGTATTCATTAATAAAGATACAAAAGTAATCGTACAAGGTATTACTGGTTCCACAGCGTTGTTCCATACAAAGCAAATGCTTGAGTATGGTACACAAATCGTTGGCGGGGTTACACCAGGTAAGGGCGGCACTGAAGTTGAAGGTGTACCTGTATTCAATACAGTAGAAGAAGCTGTCAAAGCTACTGGTGCAAATGCATCTGTCATCTATGTACCGGCTCCATTTGCTGCAGATGCAATCATGGAAGCGGTAGATTCTGAGCTTGACTTGGCTATTTGTATTACTGAGCATATTCCTGTACTTGATATGGTAAAAGTGAAGCGTTATATGGAAGGGAAGAAGACTCGTCTAGTTGGTCCTAACTGCCCTGGCGTTATCACTCCTGGCGAGTGTAAAATCGGAATTATGCCTGGTTATATCCACACTAAAGGCCATGTTGGGGTCGTTTCCCGTTCTGGTACATTAACGTACGAAGCGGTTCACCAATTATCTCAAGAAGGCATCGGTCAATCTACTGCAGTAGGTATCGGTGGAGACCCGGTTAACGGAACTGATTTCATTGATGTATTAAAAGCATTCAATGAAGATGAAGATACTTATGCAGTTATCATGATCGGTGAAATCGGCGGAACAGCTGAAGAAGAAGCGGCTCTTTGGGTAAAAGAGAACATGACTAAACCTGTTGTCGGCTTCATCGGCGGTCGTACTGCACCTCCTGGTAAACGTATGGGTCACGCAGGAGCAATCATCTCCGGCGGTAAAGGTACTGCAGATGAGAAGATTCGTGTGATGAATGAGTGTGGCATTGAAGTAGCAGATACTCCATCTGTTATGGGTGAAACACTTATTAAAGTCATCAAGGAACAAGGCATTTACGACAAATGTAAAACACATTGA
- a CDS encoding EscU/YscU/HrcU family type III secretion system export apparatus switch protein produces MKEHLDKRKKAVAIKYDQAKTVAPVVKAKGAGIIAENILEEAIKHNVPVQEDKALLEILIELELNETIPEELYEVVAEVLAYVYNLHEVAVKNVK; encoded by the coding sequence ATGAAAGAGCACCTAGACAAGAGGAAAAAAGCAGTTGCTATAAAATATGACCAGGCGAAAACAGTTGCCCCTGTTGTTAAAGCGAAAGGTGCAGGAATTATTGCAGAAAATATTTTGGAAGAGGCAATAAAACATAATGTTCCGGTCCAGGAAGACAAGGCGCTTTTGGAGATCTTGATAGAACTCGAACTGAATGAAACCATCCCTGAAGAGTTATATGAAGTGGTAGCAGAGGTTCTAGCGTATGTTTACAACCTCCATGAAGTAGCCGTAAAGAATGTGAAATAA
- a CDS encoding putative DNA-binding protein has protein sequence MLEKTTRMNYLFDFYQSLLTPKQRSYMSLYYLDDHSLGEIAEEYNISRQAVYDNIKRTEQMLEQYEEKLLLFQKFQERQSLLQQLKEEVEKADDPLNGQSLTALIESLEKLD, from the coding sequence ATGCTTGAAAAAACAACGAGAATGAACTATCTTTTTGATTTCTATCAGTCGTTGTTAACACCAAAGCAACGAAGCTATATGTCTTTGTATTACTTAGATGATCACTCCCTTGGTGAGATAGCAGAGGAATATAACATAAGTCGTCAAGCAGTGTATGATAACATAAAACGTACAGAACAGATGCTTGAGCAATATGAAGAAAAGCTTTTGTTATTTCAAAAGTTTCAAGAGCGGCAGTCGCTTTTGCAGCAGTTGAAGGAGGAAGTCGAAAAGGCGGATGATCCGTTGAACGGCCAATCCCTTACGGCGCTGATCGAGTCGCTTGAGAAATTAGATTAG